The Papilio machaon chromosome 24, ilPapMach1.1, whole genome shotgun sequence genome contains the following window.
CTCTAAAACTAAGATGATAAAATTTGCTAAGAATATTCCTAAGtttcttacataaaaaatttacatgttCAGTAAAAGAGAAATTTTCGTCTATTTTTACACCTAAATATGTTGTACATTTAACTCGTTCTATTGGTTTGCAAACACAGTTAACCAGGTTATTATGAAAGCAATCAAAAGAATGTGCAACTAATGATGGAGGAGACTCTGTTAAAGGTAAGTGTGGGGaatgtataattaacaattgtgTTTTATCAGAATTGAGGACTATGCCATTGTCATGTGACCACTTGACAACGGCATTTACATCTTGCTGCACAAGGCGACAGGTCTCTACTAAGTCAATACCGGCTCGCAGCACGCACAGGTCGTCCGCGTACATGTGCGTGGAGCAGTGTTTGAGTACAGCACATAAACTGTTTACGTGCATCAGGTAGCAGACGGGACCACATCCCGAACCTTGAGGCACCCCGCAATTGACCATTTTCTTATCACTTAACGTGTCACCTATTTTCACCCTATAGGAGCGAGAAGTGAGGTAGTCTCTAAACCATTCGTTCAGAGGCTTCCCCACTCCACATTCTAGTATTGCATTCAATAATGTGTCCGTCTCAAGGGTATCAAATGggtataaaaatcaaatcaaatgtatctgtattattaaaaacaattgatatCGCAAAATATCCATAGACATCAGCGACATCAGTCTGAGCGACATCAGAGACATCAGGAGGAACTGAAATAAGGAATCGATCTCTATTCGTAGACAAACATTAGTTGCTctccttttttgtttttgttttaattattttagagaAAACTCGATACTACTcgatactaatattataatgcgaatgtttagatggatgtttgttagaaggtgtcTCAATAACGGTTGCATGGATCTATATGAAATTCGGTACCTACATATGTAGAGcactgtctggaagaacacataggctacttactatgttttttttattgcacgGCGGACGAAATTGCGAGCGCCAGCTATTATAGTATAAAATCTATTACCGTAATGGTAATGTTTTGCAGTCTTCTTCCACCGCCCCCTCGGTAACAGCTAAATCGTCGTGAGACCGCTCCCCCATAGAGTGTATCAAATCGGGATTTGTTTAAGTACCCCTTCGACGCACCCCGAACGCTTAGAGTTGAAGGTGACAAACAGTTTGTGTAAATTATGGCCAatccaaataataaaaattagtacCATGTTTCGATCACATCACCACTAACATCAGATGCGAATATTCTACTAAgccataaaacaaattaaaatacggTTTTCACCATCACTAGGTTATTTATTTCGGATAGTTTGTGTATACCATAGTTTGTGTAccataatatttcaattatcaGACGAAACTTTTTACTCTcgaattaattaagatttaaaaaaaaataaaacactattaACTCATTTGTATAATACTCCCGATTGTAAGTATAAATTATGGTTACCTTATTACGTCGCTTAACAATACCGTCTCGGGAGAAGGGGTGCGCAGCCCcgtgtattaaatttaatactaattcACGTCTGTGTTCAGTTTCGAGATATCAATTATAATCCATTTTACGTTTGTTCCCATAACGTATTAGTTGAGATACAGTTTTACAAGTTATTAAacgtatttgttaaattataaagtactagTTTTTGCCTGCGATGTCGTCCGctacgaattaaaaaataaatacgtagcctatgtgttcttctggATTATTCTGGACTACTGGACTACGTTCTggagttaaatattaactctcacatttattatatgagTAAGATGTTAGTTAATTAGTTACGAGTTACACGGAATACGGGAATAAAGTCTATTAAATGTTCGTTCGTTTAGTATAATTCCTaatctattatttacaaataattactaaaGTAACTCTTACTTAGGTTACTTTCTTAATTTCTGCGCTAATAAAGTCTTGGACAACCGCTAACACATAAATTTTTAGTTCCAAACGTACTTTTGTAAACCAAATCTCTTTCGTGTtaaaaagcgccatctattatcgAATACTAGGTACTGAAACAGAAGAACATTATAGTTTATATCTTCACCAACAGATGGCAGTACggtttttaaaaaacactagtaacaacaattttaaagtgattttttttaattaatcttttgtttcattgtttgtatcgatattgatttttaaatgttatcgCTATGGACATTAAAAACGCATTAAGGGTAAGTGataagttatttcatttttgttccatacaaacatacattagTTAACGTTTTCCATTACGGAAAACGTTAACTAATTGAGGAGAATTTTATCGCAGCACTAACAGCAGCTGTGCGCTCAGTATAGACGATGACGCAGAGgacagttatttattttttactgtcaTTTTGCTTACGTAATTAAGCAtatcaaaacaaacattacaGATCAAAAACTTccttatatgttatttttttacgaaaagaataaactaataacggttaattaacaaaacagtAACGACTGCTTTTGttgaaactttttataaaaaaacgatCAAGCGTATACCAATAAATGGCGTACTAATTCTTGAATgactttgaaaatatattttatggaaGGATTAAAACAGTATAATGATGTACACAGGgaaatatcgataaaataccaaaataattttttcgaatagttttcaataaacaaaCTGGAGTTCTAAAAACGGCTGAAATTAATGGCCTAATGAAAATGTAGGTACATGCAACGTTTTTTGATaggatgttttaaaaactaacttgTGATGCGTTAGGCCACCGGAGACGAATGTCATATAGCTATAGCACAGCAAATATGTCACGTGCTGGGTTtcatctatttaaatattgtggCTAAATTAAGCGACCCTCACGTTTGTTAGAACACTGTtagaatacaaattatattgttacttttattttcaatttcaaattgcAAGTAGCTGTCTGTCAGTGACTAAGTTTTCTAATGacgaaatacatttttttatgagatTCATCACTTTAATTCTCtttagaaaaacaatatttatagacATGGCGTTTTAATGTGTTTCTGCGTTTCCGCAGTTTATTCTTTTCttgacattatttttcaattatgtgATTATTTCTTcgaaatgaaaattactttaaacgTGTCCGTgctattaaacaatattttaaatgtatctttgttattgtagagaattttgtactAAGATTGTATACAACCTTAGGTTTCGCCCACACACGGCTAAGTATCGATATGAATTGTACTAAAGAAGTAATGTTGCCATCTAAATAAATTGCTATAGCGTTTTTAATTATCTGCGAAAATTAACTGGATGAATTGAACAACTGTAGCGTTAACCGTTCTTAATTGTTTAACACGTTAACAACtatgttacaaatataacGTCCATCTGctacaaaaataaacgatacacactttaatctttaattaacaCAAAGGAGTGCATCCAAATTGGGCGAATTTAAAGaggacataaatatttttacgctTTAATCCTGCTTGTAATAGCGACGTTAACATTTTACGATTCCCCGGTCCAGGATAACGAGACCAGAAATAGGAGCGGGCACACGGGGTCAATGGCCCGATATTTATTGTCCtcacgtaaaaataataacagaaacCATGTGACTCAGATGTAGAAGGAAGACTAACGCGTgggatatttcttttcttttctttttttgttgcCACCAAAACAACCGACATTCCCTTGTCACATGAAAAAGATGCATATTTCATTGAAAACATTTCGGAACACATTCCGCTAAAATGAGTCATTATAAGATCTGATTATGGATTGCAATttcagtataaattaaatgaaatattgaatACTGAATTATGAACATTTGTGACAAAATCttgttgttattaaatgaATGTATTGTGCTGAAAGGTAATCGGATTGCCTTGGCTTGCCAGGCTACCAGTTTGGCGCCCTTTGAAATAAGCCCCGAACTGACCCCGTTTTCTAAATATGGAAAAAGTTTTGTAAGGTTCTCTCTGCCTGTCCGCAACGGaccgagtttttttttttaattttttcccttAGCCTCGCTTTCGGATTACTTCGACCGTGACAGATTTCTCTAGAtctagaatataatataaaaaattaacattcgATTGGTTataagtgtaaaattatattgtagcacattttaaaattatccatTGCTATCTAACTATTGTATAACcctaaaaatgaaaaacctAATTGCCATAATCAGATCTAAGCGATCATTAAAGGCCACCCATAGTGAAGATATTTATACTCAGAAAACCTTACGCTTAGGGATTTCTTAACCAATCATTTAACACGCTGAGTGCGtctgtaatatttgttttataaacaagttATTTCTACACAAATTCTAACAGCAATAGACgattattcaatattattaagtagATGGAATGTATGCATTTATAAGGATGAGTAATAACGGACA
Protein-coding sequences here:
- the LOC123722357 gene encoding uncharacterized protein LOC123722357, which codes for MGERSHDDLAVTEGAVEEDCKTLPLRDRFLISVPPDVSDVAQTDVADTDTLLNAILECGVGKPLNEWFRDYLTSRSYRVKIGDTLSDKKMVNCGVPQGSGCGPVCYLMHVNSLCAVLKHCSTHMYADDLCVLRAGIDLVETCRLVQQDVNAVVKWSHDNGIVLNSDKTQLLIIHSPHLPLTESPPSLVAHSFDCFHNNLVNCVCKPIERVKCTTYLGVKIDENFSFTEHVNFLCKKLRNILSKFYHLSFRVPKGTLKLLYNSLVEPILDYALDCYGLTHKTHISKLENIQLRYVKLLVDKKNKIKI